The nucleotide window GGTGATGGCGAGACAACGAGCATTTGGAGTGATAATTGGATTCCCAGAGACAATTTCAAGTGCCCAGTAACATCGCTTGTTCCAAATGCTCCTGTTAAAGTGGCACAACTTCTTGATAATACAACTACTAGTTGGAACGAGAGTCTGGTTCGATCCGTTTTTACTCAGGGAGATGCGGAAGCTATCTTGCGGATCCCGCTATGCACACGTCAAGTCGAGGACTTTTGGGCATGGCATGAAGAGACCCGAGGGGGGTTCAGTGTTCGGTCGGCCTACAGGATGATTATGCGTTTAAAACACGCCCATGAGGCCGTGTATGATGAGCACGGCGAGACCTCGTATGATCCTAGTGAAACCAAGGAATGGTCTATGATATGGCACCTGCAGGTTCCCTCGAAACTGAAGTTTTTTGTGTGGCGTCTCGCTCAAAAGTCCATGCCAACTGGCACTGTTTTGAAGCATCGGCATATGTTAACGGAAGATGCTTGTCCGATCTGCGGGGCTGTCGATACATGGAAACATGCTCTCATCTCTTGCCCGATGGCGGCTAGTGTTTGGGCACTGGCACCGGAAGAACTCGTGGCTCACATGATTGATCGGGGAGAGGATAATCCGAGGGAGTGGCTGTTCTCCATGCATGAAGTGTTGCCAAGGGAACTGTTTGATCAACTGGCGGTCACGTTATGGGCCCTCTGGGGGTACGGAGGAAGGCTATTCATGAAAACATCTTCCAAACACCTCATTCAGTTCATACGTTCATAACAAAATATTTGGCCGACCTGCAAACTGTCAACAAGAGATCATCGGGGGTCCGTGTGCCGTCTGTAACGCGATCTCAGACTTGGGTGGCTCCTACGGTTGGCAATGCAAAGATGAACGTGGACGCTGCTGTGTCTAGCAATGGATTCGGGGCTGTAGGTGCTATTTGCAGAGATGGGAGCGGCATGTTCTTGGGTGCCTCAACACTTTGTTTCAACCACATTGTTGATCCGATGACTTTGGAAGCTCTTGCCATCAGAGAAGCCCTAGAGTTAGCAGATGACATGTATGAGCGAAGGATTCAAGTGGCTTCAGACTGTAAGGTGGTGGTACAAGATCTGAAGATGGACAACTCGTCGAGCTATAGTGCCATTATACATGAAATAATAGAACACTCCTCGTTTTTTGATTTTTGCACTTTTAATCATGAATTTAGGAGCTCAAATTATGAAGCTCACAACTTAGCGAAGCATGCTTTATCTCTCGGTGGTGGCCGACACGTGTGGTTGGGACACCCCGGAAATTTACCCTCCGTCCCTGTAAACATGGTGACGATTTAATAAAGCTTCGCGAGGTTGTCTCAAAAGAAAAGTTGACGAGCGCTTCTTCGGAAGCCTCACAATTATCAGCGacacttggcgcgctctcagccacCCGTCACTTGTCGCGCTCTGGGTGCTCCTTCCggatttattttatttttccacacacgttttcggctttttaaacgggggttttgggttttttttgatgttttggttttccaccagtctttcttagcttttggataaaaaatattctattttttatttttgcaTGAAAGAACGTGTTTTTTCTTCTTCCGCGAGAgttacggttttgcttccgcgagaggcacatttttgctttcgcgagagtcacggccatgcctcttggaaacggaaaaaaacgtgttttttgtttttttttgttccgcgagaggtacggttgtgctttcgcgagtcACGGCCGTGCATCTCGGAAACAAAAAAACACATTTTCTATATTTTTTCCTTCTgtgagaggcatggttgtgctttcgcaagaggcacggccgtgcctctcggaaacgaaaaaaacacattttttttccttccgcgagaggcacggttttgcttcaACGAAAGGCATGTTTGTGCTTTCCTGAGAGGCACGGCAGTGCCTCCTCGAAAACGGAATAAAACGCGTTTTCTTTTTTTcccttccgcgagaggcacgattttgatttcacgagaggcacgggcgtgcctcttcCGGAAAGAGAAAAAACCATTGttcccggttcggttttttcgtctggttttttcgtgaaaaacaagttcgtcaaaacctatcaacatgagATCTGGTTTTAAAGATCTCGGCACGaggaatccaacggtgaaaaCGACTCTAGATTTGGAcacacggtttaagagataaaacgttttgaataaacggatctacagAAAAGGGAAAACTCctaggttgcgacaagtggcgcacatgcaacGCGCCACTTGTCCCAACCTGGGAAGATGGGAGTGATATTTGTAATGAGTACTAGAAGAACGCCTGTGCATTGCAACGGGTTCACATTAACTTTTTAAGAGTTTAACTTTGTTTCATTAAGAATTACATCCACCAATTTCAAAAATGGTAAAAGTATATGACTAGCTTAGACGTCCTGTCCAGAGCAAAAGTAGGACGCCTACATAGCCGTTTGATATGGTTGGAACAAAATAAGAATAATAACACGTCGAATTCCTCCCTAATATAAGTGCAGTTGTCTTTCGTTAGCTGCGCCGTGCACTAATTTTATTTGGCTACCTCACGGCCAAAATGCGGTAACAAATCAGGCCGGCCCTCACGGACAAAAGTAGGACGTCTAATTTTATTTGGCTACCTCACGGTTGGATAtagatgtatctaatactaaaacgtgacttgatacatctGTATTTAGATAAATCGAAGACAAAAAATttagaatggagggagtattatgAAGCAACAGATCGTTAATTATATTAAAAAAAAGCAGCAGCCGCGAGTGCCATCGGCCAATTGAAACCGGTGTGGGTCACCACAGAACATTTTTAAGAGACACAGCCCGGCCCAAAGCCCAACATTCAGAATGTAAATGGACAACTCGCTGGACTTCGTGGGACTTCAGGAGCAACTAGTTGACGAGCCCTTCTTCGGGAGCCTCACAACTATCAGCGTCACTTGGTGCGCTCTCCGCCTGCCACTTGTCGCGCTTTGGGCGCTTCCTTCggaatttttttcattttcccGCACACGTTTTCGGTTTTTTAAACGGGTTTTTTGGAGGAAAAAAAATCGACGTTTCGGTTTTCTATCAGTCTTCCTTAACTTTTGGATAAAAAAACTTTAATTTTTTATTTTTGCATGAGAAAAcatgttttctttttttcttccacgagagtcacggttttgcttccgcgagaggcacggttttgctttcgcgagagtcatggccgtgcctctcgaaaacggaAAAAACATGCTTTTTGGTTTTTTTCGTTCCgtgagaggcatggttgtgctttcgcgagagtcacggccgtgcctctcggaaacgaaaaaaaacgtattttttgtttttttccttccatgagaggcacggttgtgctttcgcgagaggcacggccgtgcctctcgaaaacgaaaaaacacatttttttcttccgcgagaggcacggccgtgcctcctcGGAAACGGAATAAAACACATTTTCTCTTCTTTTGTtttccttccgcgagaggcacgattTTGCTTCCATGAGAGGCAAGGTTGTGATTTCACGAGAGGCACAAGCGTGCCTCTTCTGGAAAGGGAAAAAACTATTATTCCCGGTTTGATTTTTTCTCTGGTTTTTCGTGAAAAACAAGTTCTTCGAAACCTATCAACatgagatctagttttgaagatctcggcacaaggaatccaatggtgaaaacggTTCTAGATTTGGAgacacggtttaagagataaaatgtTTTGAATAAATGGATCTACAAAAAGGAGGAAACTCCTAGGTTACGACAAGTGGCGGACATGCAACGCGCCACTTGTCACAACATGGGAAGATGGGAGTGATCTTTGTATTGAGTACTCCTCAATTAGTGATTTTGGTGGGAGACTTGCTTAACCACCACTTCTTATGTGGGTCTATGGGGGAACGTATCTAGTGCATCGGGGCAACTGGTGCTACGGTGCACCGGACCCGTTGCACATTCAAAAATGTTAgagaaaatccaaaaaaaattagtgcatcgacacaacatcaatgtatgttgtcacaaatattaaaataaaaattCAAAACAATGTTCAAGATACAAAAATGATAAATTTGACATCAATGTGCTAATGGGCCAAAACTGAAGCCTTACTTGTGTTATGTACTATTCAGTGTTGTCATTTTTGTATCTCAAGCAATGTTTCaattttttatttgaatttttgtgaCAACATGCATTGATGTTGTGCCAATGCACTAAATTGTTTCCGGGTtttttcaaatatttttgaaTGTGCAACGGGTGACCGGCGCACCGGTAGCATCAATTGCCCCGGCGCACCAGATACATACACGGGTCTATGGGGTTAATTGAACGTTGGTACCGCAATTGGGGAACTCAACAAATTGGTACCATCCCTCCAAAAAAAATGGTACCACTTTCAAAACAAAAGCAAGACAGTAAGGTCTAGGGCGGGCAACTACAAATCGTTCTAAAGTCCATATAAACACTTGTTGACCGGGAAGCTGACCAGCGGGGCCTGCATGTTAGGGGCTGACATGGCATTTTCTTTCGCAAAAGACCCTTATTTTATATGTAATCACACAGATGCCTTTCTTTGCGAAAAGGCTCCTATGAGATAATAAAACCAGCAAAAAAAAAGAGTTGTGTCGGGATAGGTGCGCTGAGCTAGGTATTGCTTGCGTCCAAGAAGAGGCTTATATGTTCTTATACTCTTATGTTAGACATGCTCGACTGTTCCCTTTTTTGTATGTATTTTTCTTTGTTTATGATTCTTTTTATCATTTTCCAGATCTTGGGTATTCTTCAGGTATTCTTTTTTTTGCACATTCCTTTTTTATATAGTTATTGCAATAGATGGTTTAGTTTTTTCAATACTGTCGGCATATTTTGAATTTACACTGAACTTTTTATTATGCAATGTTTTTTCAGATCATTGTTTACTAAAAAATGTTCAATGAATACAAAATTTGTTCATCACATATTATACAATAATGTTCAGTGTGTATTTATACAACAATGTTCACTGTATATTTCCAAAAAATATCACATAATATAAAAAGTTAAATATATATTAAAAAACCTtcatcatgtatttaaaaaatgttcatcatataATTAAAAAGATCACTGAATATTGAAAAAATGTTCAGTGTATATAACATAATTTTTCATTGTATGTTATGAAATAATGTTCAGTGTGTATAATACAATAATGTTCAGTGTGTATAATACAATAATGTTCTGTGTATATTTTCCAGAAATATCACATAATATAAAAAAATTCAATACATATTTAGAAAACTTAATAGTACGTTGAAAATGTTAATCAGATAATTAAAAAATATAATTGTATATTATAAAATGTTCAATGCATATAAAAAAATTGTTCAGTGTGTATTTATACAATAATATTCAGTGTGTATTTTCAAAAAATATtgcatagtactccctccgttccaaattactcgtcgtggttttagtttaaatttgaactaaaacTACGACGACTAATTTGGAACAGTGGGAGTAGAAAATAAAGTTAAATATATATTTAAAAACTTCACCGtatattaaaaaaatattcaTCATATAGTTAAAATAGATCATTGTATATGAAAAATAGTTCAATGTATATAACGAAATTTTTCATAGTATATTATACAATAATGTTCAGTGTGTATTTTCCAAAAATATCCGATAATATAAAAAGTTCAATATATATTTAAACAACTTCATAGTATATTTAATAATGTGCATCAAATAATTAAAAAGATCATTTTATATTATAGAAATGTTGAATGTATAAAACAAAACTTTTCAGTGTGTATTTATACAATAATGTTCAGTGTGTATTTTCTGAAAATATCGGATAATATAAAAAATTGTAATTTATATTAGACAAAAATTCATCgtatatttaaaaaatattcatcatATAATTATGAAAGATCACTGTATATTTAAAAAATGTATATAACAAAATTTTTCATCGTATATTATACAATTATTTTCAGAGTGTATTTTAAAAAATATCGCATAATAAATGGTTCAGTGTAAATTGAAAATATGTCGACAATATTGAAAATACTTATGCCGTTTATTACATAACCTATATACGTAAGAAATATGCAGAACTTTAAAAAGAAAAACCGAATAATACCCAAGATCTGAAAAAGATAAAAGAAATCTGAAACCGGAAAAACACTTACAAAAAAAATGAAACTGTCAAAGAAGACTAGCAAATAAAGTTTAGATTATCAACTAATGTAAGCCTGTAGTTTGACGCAAGCCTTCCAGTGGCGTAGTGGTCATCGATTTGTAGACGCGCACCCAGACTTGGAACTGACttgcaatttttttgaaaaatggTATCAATTCTTTGAGACTGCCCCAATTGTGTTACCAACAAGCAATTAACTCGGGTCTATGTTGTAGTCCAATTATTATTTTATGGCGTATATGGTGTCCACATAGTGCCACATATTTGCAAAGCAAAATGATATATACAAATCAAACTGATATGCAATGCCACTAGTATATGCCTAATTTAGTACCCCTCCGATCATTCAGTACGGACCAAATAAACAAATTCAGTACAGAGCAAATAGTGTCCACTATCCAGATTCAACATCAAAATTCAGAGTAGCATTCATAGTAGTATAGGAAATAACAAAATCTACAAAGCAGCGGCAACTTGCTCGACTCGCTCCCGGAGATTCCCTTGGACGGCGGCGGACAAAAGGAGGCGTTCGCGCAAGGCTCAGCTTGCTCCTAGAGATTCTCTTGGACGGCGGTGGAGGAGGGGCCAAAGAGGGCATCGGCGGGATTGGGGAGAGGATAGAAGAGGCACCCCACACTGCTCGGCGCGGTTCCGGTGTTTCCCTTGCACGGCAACCTCTCTGAGACACACGCGGCGACATGGACCATGGAGAGGATTGGAAAGGGGGGGTGCGGGTGGCCAtggagacggcggcggcggcggatgttTTGGGCAAAGGAGGCTAATGCATTTGGATGTTGTGGTCAGCCTGCTGCTACCGGTGGGCTTTGTCGGGTTGCCCATATTTGACACATAATATAAAAATAATGTTCAATGTTCATTTTCCAAAAATATCACATAATATAAAAATTTCAATATATATTTAAACAACTTCATAGTATATTTAATAATGTTCATCAAATAATTAAAAAGATTAGTGtatattataaaaatgttcaaTGTATATAACAAAACTTTTCAGTGTGTATTTATACAATAATGTTCAATTTGTATTTTCTGAAAATATCGCATAATATAGAAAACTGAAATATATATTAAAAAACTTCATCacatatttaaaaaatattcatcatATAATTATAAAAGATGACTATATATTAAAAAAAATCAATGTATATAACAAAACTGTTCACAGTATATTATACAATAATTTTCAAAGTGCATTTTAAAAAATATTGCACAATAAAATGTTCAGTGTAAATTGAAAATATGTCGACAATATCAAAAATACTTATACTGTTTATTACATAACCTATATAAGAAAGAAATATGCAAAACTTTAAAAAGAAAACCCGAAGAATACCCAAGATCTGAAAAAAGATAAAATAAATCCGAAACAAAAAAAGCACATACAAAAAAATGAAATTGTCAAAAAAGACCAGCACATGTCTAAAGTTTAGATTATCAAATATTGTAAGCATGTACTTTGACGCAAGCTTTCCAGTGGCGTAGTGGTCATCGATTTGTAGACGCTCGCTCCCAGAGATTCTCTTggacggcggcggaggaggggcTGAATAGAGCATCAACGGGATTGGGGAGACGATAGAAGAGGCACTCCCACACAGCTCGGCGCGGTTCCGGTGTTTCCCTTGGATGGCATCCTCTTTGAGACACACGACAGTGACATGGACCATGAAGAGGATTGGAAGGGGGAGGATGCGGGTGGCTgtggagatggcggcggcggatGTTTTGGGCAAAGGAGGCGAACACATTTGGATGTTGTGGTCAGCCTGCTGGCGCCGGTTGGCTTTGTCGGGCTGCCCATATGTGACACATATTTTTAATGGATTCCCAAATGCGCCATTTAGGCTTTTTTTTTTCATGGGTGGCATTTTTGGGACAAGTGGGATCCAACGCCCTTTACATCCTGACCCAATATCCAGGCCGATCTCGGGCCTCACATTTCCACCGAATTCCAAATAAAGCCGAAAATGAATGATTACAGATTTTCCATAAAAATAGTTATAATCATCCATCTTAATACCGGGAATGATCTATTTGTTATTTTAAAATATGAACATAGCCATTTTCTGTGTGGTCGGACCAGGCCCAGGCTTGGCTTTTCAGGCCATGCTTTTGCAAGCTTTCAGCACTTTAGGATTAGTTCCCAGTTCTCAGTAGCAAAGTTTCATGCAAGGTGGTTCTAAAAAAAAGGTTTCATGCCTGGTGCAGCAATTGAGGATGAGCAATGTTGAGGGTGATGGTTCAAAGCAGAGCATGTGGGGCTCACCCTATGTGTGATATAATATATATTTCTAGAAGGCTGGCGGTGCCTTCTTCCTTCATCATGCTAGGTGTTGGCTGGTTTTCTCCTGATTTTCTCAACTTATCTGGGCACCAACGTTTTCTTAATTAATGAAAATGGCACAGATTTTGTCTCGAGTTTCAAAAGTAATTAACCTCGATTATTCATCGAACTGCCTTTCCATATATTTGATATTTGGTCAATTATTCAATGTTATATCCCTCTTTATTGCATATGAATATAACATTGCTTCCCAAAATATTTTAGTAAAATGTGATTGCACAACAAGTGGGCAATACACATTATCGGCAACTCTTGTTTCCTAGAAGTTTCATAAATAATTAAATGAGAACAAATGCTAACTGACCCAAACAACAAACATGTCGCAAAGAGAAAAAAAATATGGATTGCCCAAGAAAACCGTCGAACAACGATCCAAGGCAGATGAACACCAAAATAATCCAGCGCCCGGAGTCCGTGATTAACCTACAACACACGAGGGGAGCAACGGTTAGGCGCAACTTTTATGGGTTAAATTGTTAGTACTAGTAGGACATTAAGCGTTAGTAACTTGTGTAGTTACCTTGAGATTAGTCATGCTTCCCCTTGACATCGTATTTGCACATCTTCTTCTTGGCACAGTTGATGAGGATGTCAGCAGAGTCGATACCTAGGAAACGCAGACACATCACACGTGAATACCTCAGGAAACCAAAAAGTGAAAGCAAAACACTCTAAACAACGCAGAGAATGGGCATCTAAAACACACAATGCAGAGCATGAGGCGAAAGGCTTTGATGTATGTATACCTGCAAGATACGCTCCATGGACATATCCGTTGTACTTTTCGCTCGTGTGCTCGCCCGTGAAGTAAACCCTCCCAACAGGAGCCTGAATTACATCAGAGAAGAGTGTCAAATTAGTTTAGTTTATTGTGCAGTGGAGGAGTGAAATGCAAGCCAAATGTAGTAGATTTCTGTACCCGGATGAGGTCATATTCGTAGCGGTTGACGCCGATGGGCCAGTTGGAGAATGAGCCCTTGAAGAACCGGTTGGACCACCACCTTGGCACGAGGATCTCGGTGGCGTCCGGCACGTCCTCCCCGGGGAACATCTTCCTCAGCACCGCCACCGCCTCGGCCATGGTCTGGTTGTCGGACTGCTGTTCGATCCTCCTCGACTCGTCGTCGGTGACCGTGACCAGCAGCACGTTGGACCCGGGGTACTGCTGCTCGAACTGTTGCCACACGGGGAAGTACCCTCTCCGGCCGCTGGCGTAGAGGAAGAACTCCTTGCCGGAGCCCTCAGGCCAGAACCTCTTGGGGAACCTGAGGAAGATCTTGGTGTACACGGCCATGTCGAACTGGTAGATGGACACGATCTTCCACGACGGCAGCTGCGGCTTGAACCGTATGAGGTCGGTCTGGAGGACGCCGAGGCTGGCGGAGACGACGACGTAGTCGGCCCGGTACACCTTGTTGTCCTCGGTCCGGACCATGACGCCGCTGGGGAAGTAGCTGATCTCCCGCACCACCGTGTTGAGCTTGAGCCTCGGGTCGACGATGGCGCCGGACTTGCGGTCGGTCTTGAGGTACTGCCCGGCGACATGGTACACCACGGACTCGTAGCCACGCTGGTCCGCCACGAAATAGACGTCGTCGCCGAAGTTGCTGAACGTCGGCAGCGGCTGCGTGTTCTGCAGGCTCGTCACGCGCGGCGGCTCGGCGAACTCGAAGTCGTGCTGGTAGTAGTCGACCACCATGTCCACCGGCCTCGCGGGGCCCGAAGGCATACTGGGACACGCAAGGGAAGGTTGCACGAATCAATGCACGGTAAAATAAAAACACATTTCTCTCTGGAGATCATCAAACAATTTGCTTGCAAAAGGGAGAAGCAGGCGTGCGCATCTCGCCGATCCGGTCGATGCAACGGTCGGCCGGAGGGTGCAGTTGCCATTAAGATATTTAGCACTTTGCCTAAGGCGGTATTTTGTACAGCTGTGAGGAAGCTTTAGGAGTAGTAAAATAGTTGGTGATGTCGCACTTGAATAATCTTGCTCTGTCACGCTCGATCAGATCAGAAGCAAGAGGTGCTAATGATGCTATTGCTAGGTCACACTGCCTTTCGCGATGCTAGGTCGCCGTAGACGAAAATGGAGTGGGTGAACGGAAAAAAAAATAGTGATTTCTTTTAAAAACTTGAGGCACTTTTTAATGATATTCGGCTCTTGGACTCGGCAGTGGCTGCCGTTTGCTAAAATTTTATGGAATTGATGATTTAGTATTGCAAACTGCATGATTGTGCTACGCAATTTGCTGGAATGCACTTGCTGGACAAGAATATATATGTGAGTCCAGGCATTGGTGGAGACATGTACATAGAGTAGTAGTTAGAGATAAGGGCGAGCAAGAGTCATCGTCGGATTTTAAGGTGCATGTAAGACTTTCAATTTGGAAATAGACTCCTCTTAGCATGAACAAAAAAGACTTTCAATCCCCAGTCCCCGGTTACGGCCCGTATATGATTCAAAGAATTGGCAAAGGATTTGTGGAGGATTTATCCCCAGGAATTTTTTCTTATGTGAGTAGTTTTTTTTACGGGAGTAGGTTTATTCATAGGATTTCGTTCCATCAGAATTTTTGCAATTAATTCATTTGAACTATATTTCATATGAAATTTTCATATACTCCAACTTGTGAAAAATCCTGTGTTAGAAGGATCATTGCCTTCTAGCGCATGAATATGTGTTAACGTCACACCATCAGATCCATTCGCTCTAAATCCTTAACAAATCTCCCAGAGCTCATGGTTAAAAGCTAGCACACATCACTAGCTACTGCAAGGGGCATGGAGCAAGATGAACGGCATAGATACGTACTGGTCGTTGAGGCGTTGCATGGCCATGACAGACATGTCCTGTTGGCCGCTGTGGTGCAAGGTGCCGGAGAGCTTGCTCCCGCTCTCCTCCACTTCATCCATCCTCTCGATTATCTTCTCAACAATTTTCTCGTCATAGAGACCACCTCTGCATCCGCAAGAATTAATCAGCTCAGCTGTGAAACAAATGTAAATATTTTTCATAATATTTGGTTGGATCTAAGTTAAATCTAAGCGGATACTTCGGCCCTTTGGCAGAAAAATCACTAAATATATGGTGATTTCGGCTATGATTGAATTTTTTCTGAAACTGAAATTCGAAAACCAGCACGTGCACATACTCTTGCTTGTAGGTGTTGCTGGCGAGGTGGTCAAAGTCGGAGCGGAAGGTCCTGAGGTTGAGGCCTCCGGTGCCATTGGCCATGGTCCAGATGGGGTTCATCTCATCTCCATTCACCCCTTCCACCCAGTTGGCCCCCATCTCAACGTTCACCCCGGCGAACTTGGTCTTGTGAATGCGCCCGCCGATGCGGTCCGTCGCCTCCAGGATCAGCAAGTCGGTGATCCCGGCCTCGGACAGCCTCTTCCCAGCCGAGATCCCTAAgaccaccaagcacaagaacttGCATCAGTTACATGTGCACTCAAACCAACCTCCCGCATGCATGTATCTATGTCGATGCAAAATGCATGATGCATGTGTGTAGCGTGTATAACTTACCGGACATGCCGGCGCCGACGATGATGACTCTCGGACCGGCGGCGGTGGCCAGGGCGGCGCATTGTGCTGCTACAACGAGCACCAGAGCTATGGCTCTGCAGGGCTTCATCTCTAGCATCCTTCTCCTTCTTTCTCTTCCTCACTCACGAAGCTTGGAGACTTGctttgctagctagctagcttgtGTTGAAGGATGGTGGTCCATCGCCAAGTGTATATAAAGAAGCGGCGCAAGACGCGACGGGGCGCGGGGGTCTCTCTAACTAGTAGTAAAGTTATTTCTTGGCCAACGTGGGTTGCTTGGAAGCAACATTACCTTACGACATGCTCCGGCCGGCCGAGAATAATATTGTGTGACTATAGCACAAACGGTTTGACCAACTCAAACCTTGGGCCTTTACCTTCAAAAAGACAAGTCCCCCGTCCCTGTCTAGCTAGAGTTCATTTTTGTGAGATCCATACACATGTGTTCTAGGAAATAATCCTTCAGTTTGGTCCAACTTTCATTGTCAAGTCTTTTTCTGTCCTGCAAAATAGCCCACTTCTTTTGCCTATGTTTCACTAAGTTTACGTTGACGAT belongs to Triticum urartu cultivar G1812 chromosome 7, Tu2.1, whole genome shotgun sequence and includes:
- the LOC125525230 gene encoding polyamine oxidase 1-like, whose amino-acid sequence is MLEMKPCRAIALVLVVAAQCAALATAAGPRVIIVGAGMSGISAGKRLSEAGITDLLILEATDRIGGRIHKTKFAGVNVEMGANWVEGVNGDEMNPIWTMANGTGGLNLRTFRSDFDHLASNTYKQEGGLYDEKIVEKIIERMDEVEESGSKLSGTLHHSGQQDMSVMAMQRLNDHMPSGPARPVDMVVDYYQHDFEFAEPPRVTSLQNTQPLPTFSNFGDDVYFVADQRGYESVVYHVAGQYLKTDRKSGAIVDPRLKLNTVVREISYFPSGVMVRTEDNKVYRADYVVVSASLGVLQTDLIRFKPQLPSWKIVSIYQFDMAVYTKIFLRFPKRFWPEGSGKEFFLYASGRRGYFPVWQQFEQQYPGSNVLLVTVTDDESRRIEQQSDNQTMAEAVAVLRKMFPGEDVPDATEILVPRWWSNRFFKGSFSNWPIGVNRYEYDLIRAPVGRVYFTGEHTSEKYNGYVHGAYLAGIDSADILINCAKKKMCKYDVKGKHD